A portion of the Lolium rigidum isolate FL_2022 chromosome 1, APGP_CSIRO_Lrig_0.1, whole genome shotgun sequence genome contains these proteins:
- the LOC124682406 gene encoding uncharacterized protein LOC124682406: MASQIADSHRAGAEVVKGHDICKKHAMELLEEVGLPRGLLALSDIEELGYNRTSKFMWIVQKKKNEHTFKKIKQTVSYATEVTAFVETGKMMKVTGVKTKKLFLWLSLLEVYVDESSAGKLTFTTGAGLSETFDAEAFALDD; this comes from the coding sequence ATGGCATCCCAAATAGCCGACAGCCACCGAGCCGGCGCCGAGGTCGTCAAGGGGCATGATATCTGCAAGAAGCACGCGATGGAGCTTCTGGAAGAGGTCGGCCTCCCGAGGGGCTTGCTTGCATTGtctgacatcgaggagctcggatACAATCGCACGAGCAAGTTCATGTGGATTgttcagaagaagaagaatgagcaCACCTTCAAGAAGATCAAGCAGACAGTCTCCTACGCTACCGAGGTGACGGCTTTCGTGGAGACCGGGAAGATGATGAAGGTTACAGGAGTCAAGACTAAGAAACTATTCTTGTGGCTCAGTCTGTTGGAGGTTTATGTTGATGAGTCTTCTGCTGGAAAGCTCACTTTCACGACCGGTGCTGGCCTGTCCGAAACCTTTGATGCAGAGGCCTTCGCACTCGACGACTAA